Proteins co-encoded in one Amaranthus tricolor cultivar Red isolate AtriRed21 chromosome 7, ASM2621246v1, whole genome shotgun sequence genomic window:
- the LOC130817549 gene encoding probable carboxylesterase 18, whose translation MATQTPTSDSLSLPFKTRIQLTFLNFVTDAVRRNNGTINRRLMNFLDRRSPPNPIPHNSVSSHDVVVDPAKDLWFRLFIPHNQSDTVSSLPIIVFFHGGGFAFLSASSYVYDAVCRRFARKLNAVVCSVEYRLSPEYKFPCQYDDGFSVLKFLDNPKQIPNFPQNADVSSVFLAGDSAGGNLAHHLAVKFATSSSTFLKLNVIGLINIQPFFGGNDRVDSEIELEGAPIVSMARTQWLWKAFLPDGLDFDHWAVNVSGPNAVDISQVEFPPTLLFVGGFDPLKDWQRKYYEWLRRNGKDMKLVEYSTAIHAFYVFPELPETSKLFDEIMEFIGKQISKVR comes from the coding sequence ATGGCAACCCAAACACCAACATCCGATTCCCTTTCTTTACCTTTTAAAACCCGTATCCAACTCACATTCCTCAACTTCGTTACTGACGCCGTTCGTCGTAATAACGGAACCATTAACCGTCGTCTTATGAACTTTCTAGATCGCCGTTCACCTCCTAACCCTATCCCACATAATTCCGTTTCATCCCACGACGTCGTTGTTGACCCTGCAAAAGATCTCTGGTTTCGTCTCTTTATCCCTCACAACCAAAGCGATACCGTTTCATCCCTCCCTATTATCGTTTTCTTTCACGGCGGTGGTTTCGCTTTTCTTAGCGCTTCATCTTATGTATACGACGCCGTTTGCCGTCGCTTTGCTCGTAAACTAAACGCCGTCGTTTGTTCTGTTGAATACCGTCTCTCTCCTGAATATAAATTCCCTTGTCAATACGACGACGGATTCTCCGTCCTTAAATTCCTCGATAATCCCAAACAAATCCCTAATTTTCCTCAAAACGCCGACGTTTCATCTGTATTCCTTGCCGGCGATTCCGCCGGTGGGAACTTGGCCCACCACCTTGCCGTGAAATTCGCCACGTCATCATCCACTTTCTTGAAACTCAATGTAATCGGGTTAATAAATATCCAACCCTTTTTTGGCGGGAATGACCGAGTTGACTCAGAGATTGAACTAGAGGGAGCTCCGATTGTATCAATGGCGAGAACTCAATGGTTATGGAAGGCGTTTCTTCCTGATGGGTTGGATTTTGATCACTGGGCAGTGAATGTAAGTGGGCCTAATGCTGTGGATATTAGTCAGGTTGAATTTCCTCCGACTTTATTGTTTGTTGGTGGATTTGACCCGTTAAAGGATTGGCAGAGGAAGTATTATGAGTGGTTGAGAAGAAATGGGAAAGATATGAAGTTGGTGGAGTATTCTACGGCTATTCATGCTTTTTACGTTTTTCCAGAATTGCCTGAGACAAGTAAATTGTTTGATGAGATTATGGAGTTCATCGGGAAACAGATTTCTAAAGTTAGGTGA